From one Mustela nigripes isolate SB6536 chromosome 16, MUSNIG.SB6536, whole genome shotgun sequence genomic stretch:
- the TMEM11 gene encoding transmembrane protein 11, mitochondrial isoform X1 translates to MAAWGRRRLGPGSSGGSARERVSLSATDCYIVHEIYNGENAQDQFEYELEQALEAQYKYIVIEPTRIGDETARWITVGNCLHKTTVLAGTACLFTPLALPLDYSHYISLPAGVLSLACCTLYGISWQFDPCCKYQVEYDAYKLSRLPLHTLTSSTPVVLVRKDDLHRKRLHNTIALAALVYCVKKIYELYAV, encoded by the exons ATGGCCGCTTGGGGAAGGAGGCGTCTTGGCCCGGGCAGCAGTGGCGGCAGCGCCCGAGAGAG GGTGAGCTTGTCGGCCACGGACTGTTACATCGTGCACGAGATCTACAACGGGGAGAACGCCCAAGACCAGTTCGAGTACGAGCTGGAGCAGGCACTGGAAGCGCAGTACAAGTACATCGTGATCGAGCCCACGCGCATCGGCGACGAGACGGCCCGTTGGATCACCGTGGGCAACTGCCTGCACAAGACCACCGTGCTGGCGGGCACCGCCTGTCTCTTCACCCCGCTGGCCCTGCCCTTGGATTACTCCCACTACATCTCGCTGCCCGCCGGCGTGCTCAGCCTGGCCTGCTGCACCCTCTACGGCATCTCCTGGCAGTTTGACCCCTGCTGCAAGTACCAGGTGGAGTACGACGCCTACAAACTGTCCCGTCTGCCCTTGCACACACTCACTTCCTCCACCCCGGTGGTGCTGGTCCGGAAGGACGACTTGCACAGAAAGAGACTGCACAACACGATAGCACTGGCCGCCCTGGTGTACTGTGTAAAGAAGATTTACGAACTCTATGCCGTATGA
- the TMEM11 gene encoding transmembrane protein 11, mitochondrial isoform X2, producing MVGMVSLSATDCYIVHEIYNGENAQDQFEYELEQALEAQYKYIVIEPTRIGDETARWITVGNCLHKTTVLAGTACLFTPLALPLDYSHYISLPAGVLSLACCTLYGISWQFDPCCKYQVEYDAYKLSRLPLHTLTSSTPVVLVRKDDLHRKRLHNTIALAALVYCVKKIYELYAV from the exons ATGGTTGGAAT GGTGAGCTTGTCGGCCACGGACTGTTACATCGTGCACGAGATCTACAACGGGGAGAACGCCCAAGACCAGTTCGAGTACGAGCTGGAGCAGGCACTGGAAGCGCAGTACAAGTACATCGTGATCGAGCCCACGCGCATCGGCGACGAGACGGCCCGTTGGATCACCGTGGGCAACTGCCTGCACAAGACCACCGTGCTGGCGGGCACCGCCTGTCTCTTCACCCCGCTGGCCCTGCCCTTGGATTACTCCCACTACATCTCGCTGCCCGCCGGCGTGCTCAGCCTGGCCTGCTGCACCCTCTACGGCATCTCCTGGCAGTTTGACCCCTGCTGCAAGTACCAGGTGGAGTACGACGCCTACAAACTGTCCCGTCTGCCCTTGCACACACTCACTTCCTCCACCCCGGTGGTGCTGGTCCGGAAGGACGACTTGCACAGAAAGAGACTGCACAACACGATAGCACTGGCCGCCCTGGTGTACTGTGTAAAGAAGATTTACGAACTCTATGCCGTATGA
- the NATD1 gene encoding protein NATD1 encodes MAHSAAAVPLGALEQGCPIRVEHDRRRRQFTVRLNGCHDRAVLLYEYVGKRIVDLQHTEVPDAYRGRGIAKHLAKAALDFVVEEDLKAHLTCWYIQKYVKENPLPQYLERLQP; translated from the exons ATGGCGCACTCGGCGGCCGCCGTGCCTCTGGGCGCGCTGGAGCAGGGCTGCCCCATCCGCGTGGAGCACGACCGCCGGCGCCGCCAGTTCACCGTCCGGCTCAACG GATGTCATGACCGGGCCGTCCTGCTCTACGAGTATGTGGGCAAGCGGATCGTGGACCTGCAGCACACTGAGGTCCCTGACGCCTACCGCGGGCGTGGCATCGCCAAGCACCTGGCTAAG GCTGCTCTGGACTTTGTAGTGGAGGAGGACCTGAAGGCGCATCTCACGTGCTGGTACATCCAGAAGTACGTCAAGGAGAACCCCCTGCCGCAGTACCTGGAGCGCCTCCAGCCATAG